TCTTCCAGCTTTTCAGAAAATGTGGCGAGGCTgaaagaaggggagatggaAGAGATTGCACAGAGCCACCATGTCAAATGAAGGCCAGTTCACTGATTAACCAAAGATAATTAAAGCAACAGCTAagagcttattttctaaagtcaCTTTATGTTTACTTCTGATAGTTCTTTATAAGTAACTTTACACTGCTGATAGCGAATTTTTGGAGgatctgtttcttttcttttcttgatggtGCGTTTGGATGTACTACAAAATCATAATATTAtgtaaattttgaaatttttaatcaTGATTTTGTCATGTGGAGTGTTTATTTGTAGGATGAAATTCTAAAAAGTCTTGAAattagaaaactgaaaatgtgTCAGTGTGTGCATGCACATGCACGCTCTCTATATTTTAGAGTAGTTGATGATAGATCCTTGTGGGCACATGCAAACCCTACAAAAGGCTTGGAGGGAAGGGATCATCAATGGTGGATATGGATGCTCTCACTTGGAAGTTTTCTACATGTGAATAGCCAAAACTTTTCAGCCACTCAACAGAAAAACTCTTACCATGGTCTAGGATGACAAAATTCCCGCTTTATAATTCCTAATATAGTAGATCCTTGGACAATAAAATGATAGATTGTACCATTCGATCACAAAGAAGTGTGATCATCGTGGAATAAATCTAGCAACCTCTTATCAATAGCATCAGTGTCTGATGATTTGTGTTGCAATGTGTTGAAGTGACATGGTTCGTATAGGTAATATTGGATGCAATATTACGCCATGTTTTTGTAATTACTTATCCCTGGATTTGGTAAACATTATATCTATCCTAACTAGATCTTAGCACCTGCAACGCATGCAAAAGAATGGCTTTGATGTGGTTACATATTATTTTTTAGTCTTCTTTCCATTGGAAAAAAATTTCAGCCAATATTTGGTTCCTTGGATTTTTTCAACTCTATTTGCTtaggatttttctttcttgcatgATTACAGATAGACTATCGAATGTCTTGATGATGGTCAGAATAGAGTTTATCTCCTACCATCTTCAATGGAGACTCCCGAGCAAACATTGTTAGTTCAACGACCTCACGTGATGGCATGCGAGGAAAGATAAGGattaaataagaatttaaaagtGTCAAAAGACAAGCTATTTAACCATTATAATTATAGAAGAATTCtgtgaaaagaaaaatctaaacCTTTTAGGATTCCAAGAAAAAAACTACTAATAAAATCTATCTTAAGCTTATATCACAAGTGAAGTCTATATTAATAACACAGACTTCACTGGCAATATAAGCTTTCTCTATTTTCTCCTAATAGCCCAAAACTGAGCTTACCATCGGTCCTGCAGAGGTGAGGAGAGACTTGGAAAGCCTCGTATGTGCAGTGATGATCTTGAGATCCCCTAACATTATCCTTGAGAGGGTTTCGAAGATGGTTATCAGTTAGTTATATAGATTGTTGGCCTATCCTATTGAATCTCATCCTACATTCGAAGACTTGAGAAGGATGATCTCCACTCCACAGTCATTCAGAGCTACTCATATTCTTAGGAAGACTAACAAGACTATAGATTGGGTAGCTTTCTTTGTAGGTAATCACTCAAAGTCTATTGTTTAGGATTTGGCTCAGTCAGCTCCTTCTTAGTTGCATGATATGTTATATGCTGATGCCACTGCTTAAATTTATTCTAGGATTGTGTAATCGTACCAtctaaaaaaaatgatggaaGAAATATTTTCTTCGACATCGGTCTTGCATCTAGATTTTTCTTGCTAACTAGTCCAAGATCTTCCAAGCCTCTTTGTCAATCTTTTCGGTGGACCATTGAAATAGTTTCATCAAAAGAGAAAATGGATCCATTTTCTCTTTCGTAGTAGTTAAGCCCATAGCTCCTGAAAGAAAAAATGGAAGTGTTTTATTTGAGCAAAACAAGAGTTTGTTTCCAAAGTCATGCACCTAAATTCTCTCCCTCCACCCTCCTTTCTTTGGATCGGGATTGTATCTTTCACACGAAAGAAGGAATAcgaatccaccattggatcatTTGCTGGTCGCTTGTGAGACATATGTAGATAGATGGATGATGGAGTTTAGATCGCTTTGAGATATATGCAATAGGTGATCTAGCAGCGGATTCGTGCGAAATATGCAACCCCGATCACCTTTCTTCTCCCATTCCTCCTCATTGCTTTGCCATTTCGGATGGTTTCTTTCTTTGAGATAGACCGGCGATACCGGAATTGCATGCCGGTCCAATTCATAGGaaggggttgtatcttttgcgtGAAACAACGATTCATCTTCCTTCAGGCAAATCACTCTTAGATCGCATGATGACCGCGTCGAGAAGCATGCAGGTGGATGAGTGGAGTTTGGATTGCTTTGAGACTTGTGCAGGATATGATCGATAGATGTCGTGAACTTCTGCGCTAGAAATACATCCCAAACCCCCAATTCATTCGCGGAATATCCCTTGCGGTTCGATTTCCGTCCCAAATACTCTCGCTATCCTAGGTTTTGGTCTCCGTTCCGAGTACCTTGCATTAGTGACAACTCCAGCATGACGATCCACCCAAACGTATGAGAACGTTACCCTACATCTCTCCCTTTCGAGGACACTAATGAGGATGAGAACATCACCTTGTTCATTAACCGCACCTCTTCCATCTCAATGCATTTTAGCATCGATTGCTTCTTTGACGACGAAACCAAGTCGGGTTCGCATTTTTGGCTTCAGAACGGCGGTTTCGCCTGGGTTTCGTGTAAAGTTGCAGGTCAACCGTGCTTCTTCCGATGGACTAGACGGCTGCAGACGTCTTGGTGAATGGCAGCATGACCTTTGGGGAAGCTCAGCGGGAGGGGGTTCGCCGCGAGGTGGATGGTTGGAAGTGCATGGTGCAGAGAACCTGATGGGTTTTGTGGGTAATCCAGTAATGTTCACATGCAACTGCTTCGAGAAAGCTATTTATTTGGATCCTGCTTTACAACTTCCATATTATCCTCCCTTATTTCGTGTTAAACTAAAAATTCAGTATGATAACCCATGTTAAGAATTAGGAGTGACGAGATCTCAAAATTAAATGAATTATGTTAAAAGTTAATAATCAAAAGGGACTCTTTTTAGTATATTTCTTTGATCCGGTTCTGAAATACCACTTGGACCTACGTGGTATGAGATTTTGCAAACTATTAGAAATATGAAAGACAGGGGGAAAGGAAGGAGTAATAAAATATTGCGGCTCCACCACTCAGGTGTTTTTAAGTTAGGCCCCATTTGGagaagcttttggagggccaaaaaatactttctgtcccttcaaaagtatttttagaTGACATaggggtgtttggtaaaaatttggagaagttgttttagctttccgaaaaagctaaaaacactttttggaagaagctccattttagagctttccgaaaaagcacttttaggccAGATCGgaaagctaaaacaacttttAGGCCCGATCGGAAAGCacttttgaccaaaatatccatgataaaatataacaattacacaaaatgtccctttataatcctcaaaattaaataagaaatTTGGTACAGAGATAAATGATCATCAGAAgggtaaaaaattaatttacattaataattataatattttatacctttattattgtcttatactataaatataatataatataatataatattatatcataatacattaatatgttatattaaataatttaatattatgttatattatgaaaaattaattaatgctaataattataatattttatacctttattattgtattatactataaatataatattatattacattatatcataatacattgatatgttatgttaaataatttaatattatattaaattattattctatagtatacaatattatactactatattataataataaatattacattacaataatattatattatattatatatttatatattaatacatattatattttattatgctctgttgtataatactatgcaatgtcctttatagtcattttgttataccaaaagtactttctcaatttgtttaccaaacacatgttaaaatgttacagcactttagaaatgtagttaccaaacaacaaacaactttttataaaaattctacTTTCAAAAAGTTTACTACCAACAGCTCTCCCAAATAGGGCTTTAATATGCCACATAATATTTAAGAAAGAATAGAATAATAgtatattttgatttcttttgaaGGATGAATGCAAGTAGATCGATTATCTTACTATGTGATCCTTCTTTTTGCTTGTGCTAACTTTAGCATTTATTTATCGTAGATCTTGAAAGATCcaatagaaggaaaaaaagcatAAGGCACCATGTACTCTTCCCCTTCTGGCTTGGACTACCACCTGAATGATTAATTGAATATTTCTCTGAAGAAAGTATTAATTGaatgtttttctttcaaaattgtaCAGTAAGGCATTTCCATGTGGTCTACAATAATGCAATTAAATTTGCCAAAGTTTGTACTATAAGCCATTATTATGGATGACTAAATCCATGATAACAAgaggttcaaaaaaaaatctatgataAGTAACCTAATCttgtattttttaaatttcttatcTATCATAACTCCAATTTTATCAAGTAACATACTCTGCCACTAGAACAAGCACGAATATTTATAGTGCAAAGAAAGCTTTTTGGTACTATTTTTAGATGGACCTGATAATTTGCTCCTACTACCCtcaataatttataaatatatttagatgaaacaaacaaaaaataagACACCTTAATATGAGTTAATTTCTGAGGCGGACTATGCATTTTACCCAAGAACTAACAATGCCATGCCTTAAACCTAAGATAATATTCTTGAGGGACTAATTTGCCTAATATTGCTTGTCTTTTAATAATGTAGTGTGTTTTTGGTATTTTTTAAACCTCTCAGGAATTCCTTGTATATTTATCCTTCAAAAGTCGGGAGTGCACATATGCCCTTCCAAAATACCAAAATGTGCATATATGCCCTTCATTTACACTGCTTTGAATTATGTCTATAACTTGGTTTCTCTAGGTTACGATTGAGTATTTATCCTCTTGAAATTTGAAGAGTGTCTAATAATTTGTCCAGATGTAATATTTCTTTTTGACATGTAAATTAAGCTATAAGTATTTTTGAGATGTGTATTTGACAAAATCCTCGAAGAGGGGATTAACTAGGAAGATAATATGGTAATATTAACTAAAGGGGATGCATGCAGAAATATTAACGAACATGGGACTAAAAACATAACCACAAAGAGCACATAATCAATGTGAGAGTAAAATCATATCTGTAGGGGTCCTCATAACTCTTCTCTCGGATCATTCTTTCCATTTCTTTCTTATCCTACAGCTTCACCGAAGACTTCGATATCCCTTGAAGGTTCAATGAACAGAAACCTTCTTatggtgttaaattttcttttttttcttctcatttcaAGTGGGAAGACGAAGACTTGGATTTTAAGGTGACATTAGTCTAGGCAAACTTTTCTGTCAGAGTAAATGGGGTTTTCCCTTTCTGGAAAATGATGTGAGGAGGCTTGGAGCTTATGGACAACTGGGAAGACTTTGACTCTAGACTTGATGTATGCACTGATCACTCGTGGTGCTGTTCTGATTTGTTTTTATGTTAGGTTAGTTCTACGGATAACAAACTGTTCCTCCATTGCATCCATACATTGTTGCGTACTGCTAGCTGTTTTTCTCCAATGACGTGAAAGATTTTATTATTTTCCAAGTCTTCAATTGACTAGAAAGCTACAGGGTTTCTGAATATTGGCTATCTTCCCTTATCAAACTTGAAGAATTCTTGAAAGCAAAGCAGAGTCGAAATTTCCAGGATGCTCgccttttctaatttttctttttaaatccgACACCCCAAGCAAGAAAAAATGTTCACGGTTTACATCAGTCGTACATGCTGCCTTTCTCCGACTTTAGGGAAGTCCCTTGCGCTCCCAGCGGGCCGGGCCGTATCTTTCGCGAGAAAGAAGGGTTCACCCTCTTTCGTGCAAATCCACCGATCGCTTTGAAAGGTGTGCAGGCAGATGAATTACAGAGTTTGGATGCTTTTGATTTCTGTGCGGCGGGTGATCCAACGGTGCAATCGCGCGAAAGAAGGTGAATTCTCAGTTGGCGCGAAAGATGCGACCCGTCCCCCTCCCAATATATGTTCGCATGGCCCAACCGCCACGCGTCTTAGCCAGTCCAAGTCGCCAATTGGTCTTGCGAGGAGAATATAAACTGTTTTTGCTTCTAGTCTTTGTGGGTAAATATAGAGCTTAAACTGGGGTGGGGGTTGCTGGTGCGGTGTGGTGCAAGGGTCGTAGCGTTAATTTCTTATGGCTCTTTCCTTTTCCTGCCTTATCGtccccttcttcatcttcttcgttTTCCCCAATCTTTCTTGCCCATGCCCCCCGCAGAATCCACCATGCGGTAGTTCTCCTCCTATTGAAGTAAGTTTTCCTTTCTACACAGACAGCACTCCTCCTATATGCGGGGGGCTTCATAGGATCTCCTGCGAGGACTCCACACCGTTCGTCCAATTTTATGGGCATGAGCCCTCGTATGTCGTGAAGCATATCAACTACACTGATCAGTCAATCATAATTGAAGACCCAGGGTTCCGCAATCACTTGTCGATACCAGATTGCATTTTCCTTTATAAATTTGATCCTCCTATTCCCCTAGTCCAGACTCCACAGTCTCCACTCCTTCCCCAGTCTGTAAGACAGAACCAGACCCTCTTCAACTGCAAGCCGAATGGTTATGATATTTGTACCGACATCTTCCACGACCTCTATAATCGTAGTCTTTGCAAAGGATGCCAGCTCTATTTTTCTAACAGATCAGAGGATGGAGGAATGGGTCCGGATGAGTGTTGGGGCGACGGTCCAAGCCCATCGTTTGGATGGAAGTTAGTATTCGAGTATGGACGCCTTTGGCTACAGTCTGCCAGTGCCTACTCGAATCTATTGCACAATGACTTGGATTCGGGTTGCTTCAAGCATAATTACACAGGAAATTCCATGTGTCCTGGCGACGACGAATGCCAAGGTAGATTTCTAGAACCTTCTATTTGCCAAATTTCATGATATTTTTATGCATCTACAGCATCGTGCCTCGTGTGATGGTTGGTAGCAACTTGCTTCAACCAATAAAATTAGTTTACGAAGTTTCAGCTGGAAGTTCAAGGTTGATATTGGTGGCAATTGTGTAGAAACATGTAGGTTTTGCTAATCGAAAGGGGGCAAGTCTAAAAGGAAACAGATATTTCTGTTTTGGTAAAACTTGTTAAATTATTTTAGTTCTGTACTGACCTCTGGCTGTGGTCCTTTATTTGACGCTGCAGGAAAAAGCCACACGAAGAGGAAGATTTTAGCAGGTAATGAACATGTTACTCCAACGCAGCTAATCCCTTCAAATGATTGCAGTTTTCCACACATCACGGGATatcatgtgtttggtaaaacgATATTTGAAATGTCTAAAGTTAAAAGTTCCGGTAGCCATATCTTGTGATTTTACAAAACTTTACTCTGCCATCAGTTCTTCTAAAACATAATATGAGATTGGTGGACACTGTATCAAAACCtccaaattaattatattttttctaaaaagtgtctataaattgtttataaCGATCGTAACGCCATAAAAATCCCCCAGTGTTCAACACGGCGTAGTTCGACTTGGTGAAGTAGGTGTTCAACAATTTAGAAGTAGCTTCAGGTGATCTTCCACTAGACAAAATTTCATAAACTCTTGGTGACAATAATGATTACTGAAATCTTCCATGGGTGGTGAGCTTTTCAGATTTGCAACCATTATTGCCTTGTATGTGTGCTGCACAAAAAGTGATCTGGATAAAgggtttgattttgtaaattcagAAGTTAGAGGAAACTTAATCAGAAGAGAATATATTGCAAATTTGCTAATCTTCGAATGATTATCTCCATAGGTGGCAGGTTTAGTTTTTGTAATTCTATTTTCAAGGAAATCTTGACTGAGAAAGCGTAATGACAAAATTGTAACTTCAAAATGATTTAAATTGTATATAATTTTTGTCTGGCGAAGCTGcaattttttcctttccttttttttctttaactgATTAACAGACACTACCTTTTTTCTTGATATGGTCTACTTGGTCACTTTGATTATTATATAAGAGTGTTGAAGGGGGACTTTAACAAAGAGGAACACACTGATGTTGGGATGTATGCTGGTTCTTCAAGGTGAATATATACACCGTGTCATGGTGGCAATTTGTCTTGACCTCATTAGAATtctagaaaaatttaaaagcaaACTTGTACTGAGGGGGTTTAGTTCACTTCGTAGATTCATAAGCCATAAACACAAGGTTGAGTATAGAATGGTGATCTACAGTTATGATAGCTTAGTTAGCTAATTAAAAAGAAGTGGGTCCCTCTTCACTCGGCTTCTTTTAGTAAGAGCGATTTTTGAACTACTTGAGTTTTGTGAGAAGCGGGTAGGTTTGAGTATCTTTGCTTATGATATTCAGattggaggaaggagaggaaagtTGGTGCCCTGAAGTACTCATCTTTTTTTTCTGAAGAAAAAATAAGTATTATTTAGTTGCATCTTTTTTCacacataaaaaaataattgccTCAAtcttattgttattttttgtaGTTCAAAAGGCAAATATGACTGCTAAGACTTTGTTATGGTAGAAAACTAACTTGTGAGATAACAACAtaaagcagtggaaaacttTCTTTAGGAGTTCGAATATTAGTTATTAAGGGCCTCAAAAACTTCTATTCACTTCTCTCTCACTTTCTCTATCTAGCTCAAAATAAAGTTTAAAGACCTACCAAATTTATGGCTTTTAAACCCTCAATTGTTTATTATTAGGAACATAGAAGTTTGAGAGTTTAAAAGGCTCTTTATTCCTTGCCTCAAATGTCCGACTATGTTCATAACAACCTTTGAGGTTCCAAGCATTGGCGCTTTTCAGGTTCAATCTTGGCAATGATCGCAGCAGGTCTCCTTTTCTCTTgctgttttttccttttctcccaACACCGACACAGAAATCTTCTCAAGTCGATCATCTTTTGGAGGAGTAAATCAAACAATGCACAAAATATTGAAGCAGTTTTAGAAAATTTCGGTTCCCTTGCCCCGAAAAGATACAAGTATGCAGATCTGAAGAAGATAACGAACTCTTTCTGCGACAAACTTGGCGAAGGAGGCTATGGCATTGTGTACAAAGGTAGCCTGCAAGATGGTCGTTTGGTGGCTGTGAAGTTCTTAAGAAACTGCAGAGGCGATGGAGAGGAATTTTTGAATGAAGTTGCCAGCATTGGTAGGACCTCCCATGTTAACATTGTAAGTCTAATTGGCTTTTGCTTCGAGGGGTCTAAAAGGGCTCTCATTTATGACTATATGCCCAATGGATCACTGGAGAAGTACATCTATTCAGAGAACCCGAAAACTACTCTTGGCTGGGAAAAGTTGTACGAAATAGCAATTGGCATTGCCCGAGGGCTAGAATATTTACATCGCGGGTGCAACACACGCATAGTACACTTCGACATCAAACCCCACAATATCCTTCTAGATCAAGAATTTTGTCCTAAAATTGCAGATTTTGGGTTAGCTAAATTATGCCCTCCGAAGGACAGTATCCTTTCAGTGACAGGTGCTAGAGGAACCATAGGGTTTATCGCCCCAGAAGTCTTCTCTAGGAGCTTTGGAGTTGTTTCTACTAAGTCAGATGTCTATAGCTATGGAATGATGGTTTTAGAAATGGTTGGAGGAAGAAAGAATGTAAAAGCAAGTGTAGAGAATACTAGTGAAATTTATTTTCCACATTGGATTTATGATCATTTGGACCAAGTTAGAGATTTGCAGGTTGTTGAAATGACAACAGAATCGGAAGAATTGGCGAAAAAGATGATCTTAGTTGGTTTGTGGTGCACGCAGATGATGCCCGGGAATCGACCTTCAATGAGCAGGGTAGTTGATATGTTGGGAGGAAGCATCAGTGACTTGCAAATGCCTCCAAAGCCGTATCTATGTTCTCCTTTGCATTCATTCAGAGCTTCATTTAATCCTATGGGTTAAGATGATTTAACAAATGCTATTATCTGCTTGTGCAATGCTGGGTACTATATTATTAGACCTGGTACCGTATTTAAGACAGTCAAAGAAGTATTGAGTCATCTGGTGATTATGTTACTTCAAAGCTCTGAAATGGAGTGTCAAGCTTAGTTTGCAGTGCCAGCATGTCCGAAGAAGAattcaaaaagagaaaaacaaatGTGTCCTTCGTTCAAGTATATGTGCAACCTTTGACAGGAACAACAATTGTAAAGATGAATCTAAACCTCTATGGCAAATGCTTATGTTCATAAAAGCTATATGCAGGTAGTCTTCCAGCTTTTCGGAAAATGTGATGAGACtgaaagaaggggagatgcaAGAGACTGCACAGAGCCACCATGTCAAATGAAGGCCAGCTCACTGTTTAACCGAAGATAATTAAAGCAACAGCTAagagcttattttctaaagtcaCTTTATGTCTACTTCTGATAGTTCTTCATATGTACCTTTACACTGTTGATAGCGAATTTTTGGaggatatgtatttttttttcttgatgttGTAATTGGATATACTacaaaatcataaaattttgtaaattttgaaatttttaatcaTGATTTTGTCATGTGGAGTGTTTATTTGTGGGATGAAATTCAAAAAGGTCTTGAAatcagaaaactgaaaatagcaCATATGCGCTCTCTATATTTTAGAGTAGTTGATGATAGATCCTTGTGGCCGCATGGAAACCCCTACAAATAGGCTTGGACGGAAGGGATCATCAATGGTAAATAAGGATGCTCTCACTTGGAAGTTTTCTACATGCGAATAGCCAAAACTTTTGAGCCACCAACAGAGAAACTCTTACGTACCATGGTCTAGGATGACAGAATTCCCACTTCACGATCCCTAATATTGCAGATCCTTGGACAATAAAATGACAGATTGTACCATTTGATCACAAAGAAGTGTGATCATCATAGAATAAATCCAACAACCTCTTATCAATTGCATCAGTGTCTGATGATTTGTGTCACAATGTGTTGAAGTGACATGGTTCGTCAGGTTGTTGGATGCAATATTACGCCATATTTTTGTATGTACTTATCCCTGGATTTGGTAAACATTATACCTATTCTAACTAGATTTGAGCAGCTGCAATGCATGTAAAAGAATGGTATGGATGTGGTTACATATTATTTTTTAGTCTTCTCTCCGTAGGAAAAGATATTCGGCCAATATTAATTTGGTTCCTTGGATTTTTTCAACTCTATTTTCTGAGGATTTTTCTCTCTTATATGATTGCAGATAGAATATCGAATGTCATTGATGATGGTTAGAATAGAGTTTATCTCTTACAATCTTCAATGGAGACTCCCAAGCAAACATTGTTAGTTCAACGACCTCACGTGATGGCATACAAGGAAAGATAAGGattaaataagaatttaaaagtTTCAAAGAAAAAGTTACTTTTAAGCATTATAATTATAGAAGATTTccgtgaaaaaaaaatctaaacttTTTAGGATTCCAAGAAGAAAACCACTAACAAAACCTATCTTAAGCCTATCTCACAAGTGAAGTCTATATTAATAACACAGACTTCGTCGGCAATATAAGCTTCCTCTATTCTCTCCCAGTAGTCCAAAACTGAGTTTACCGTCCGTCCACAGAGGTGAGGGAGCCTGGAAAAGCCTTGTATGTGCAGTGATGATCTTGAGAGCCCCTAACATTATCTTCGAGAGGGTTTTGAAGATGGTTATCAATTAGTTATATGGATTGCTGGCCCATCCTATTGGCTCTCATCCTACCTTCACTATAGGAAAAACTACCTTTTCCAACTTTTGGCTGCCGATATTAAGTAGAAGCGTCGGAAATTTTGGCTAAGTgccaaaatttgccgacgcttttaggaAGCGTTAGTAGGTATGGGCATAcgatgacgcttataagcatcgcaaAAGCTATAAGgctaagacgacgcttataagcgtcgtcggaagccgATCTGGGTAAAGGCCTAGCTTGGGCCAACGCAGAAGCCCAAAATATCAAgccatctcttttttttgtctttttttcctcccaacgatgctttagaaagcgtcgtcggaggccattaccccccctcccccctccttgCTGCAAATCACTAACCCCTTGCCTCCCGATCCCTAACCCCTTGCCTCCCGATCCCTAACCCCTCCAGCCgcccccctccccttctctctccgccGCTCGCCCCCTCCCCCCTCGTCTCTACAAATTCCTAACCCCCTACCTCCCGATCCCTAACCCCTCCAGTCGCCCGCCTCTTCTTACAAATCCCTAacctcctctccttctctctctgacGCTCTTTCTCGATCTTTCCTGACCAAGTCCTCCTCTTCCTCAAATCCCCCTCTTCCCTCCCCATTTCCGACCTCCTCTGCCCTActactcttcctccctctccatcACCCCAGGCGGCGGTTGGTGGGCTGGTCCCATGGAAGGCGGCCTTATCATCGGCTCCCCTCCTCTTTTCCCCACTTCTCTTTGTGGCGTCGAGAAGCAGCACGCAGAGAACATCTCCAGCGATGATGCCTTCGCCTGCCTCTTCGCCACCGTCGAGTCCGACATCGACGCCGCCCTCTAGgtcctccttctctttctcccttCCAGGGTTTCTTTTCCATGATTTTCCCTTAGTGGCGCTTTTTTTCCCTGATTGGTGGATCTGTTGTGTAGAAATCGAAGATGACGACCTGGGGAGAAAAATAGGGCGGCGGCGGTGACGATGAATGCTGAGATTCGGCGCACCAAGGCCCGGTTGATCGAAGAGGTGCCCAAATTGCAGAGGTTAGCGCTCAAGAAGGTCGGCTGCTCTgttctttttaattaaatattttttgaaaattgcAGAGGTCGGCTCCTTTGCAGAGATTCTTGTTGTAAtacccatgaaaaaaaaaaaaatggtttgatgggccggcccgaagaaGCCGGGCCCATCTATAAaatacgatcgtgccctaggcacgatcgtggatgaagagaggagaatgggagagagggggggggggggcgttgGAGGGGATCGTTGGAGAGGCCGATCGCCGGAGGAAACCGAGCGCCGGAGCCGAGAACCAGTCGGCCGTGGAGGAAGCCGGAaagcctctcctcccttccccaCAAACCGGGAGAAAAACTTTGGACCCGTGCGGGGAAAATCCGAGTTTCCTCTCCGATTCCTCGCCGGAAAGATCACCGGAGCACCTCGTCGGGCTGAGGTAAGTGCAGCACCTTCCCTTGCACTCCATTTACTAGGTTTAGGGCCGGTGAGATCGCCGGAGA
This is a stretch of genomic DNA from Phoenix dactylifera cultivar Barhee BC4 chromosome 9, palm_55x_up_171113_PBpolish2nd_filt_p, whole genome shotgun sequence. It encodes these proteins:
- the LOC103704548 gene encoding LEAF RUST 10 DISEASE-RESISTANCE LOCUS RECEPTOR-LIKE PROTEIN KINASE-like 2.4, giving the protein MALSFSCLIVPFFIFFVFPNLSCPCPPQNPPCGSSPPIEVSFPFYTDSTPPICGGLHRISCEDSTPFVQFYGHEPSYVVKHINYTDQSIIIEDPGFRNHLSIPDCIFLYKFDPPIPLVQTPQSPLLPQSVRQNQTLFNCKPNGYDICTDIFHDLYNRSLCKGCQLYFSNRSEDGGMGPDECWGDGPSPSFGWKLVFEYGRLWLQSASAYSNLLHNDLDSGCFKHNYTGNSMCPGDDECQGKSHTKRKILAGSILAMIAAGLLFSCCFFLFSQHRHRNLLKSIIFWRSKSNNAQNIEAVLENFGSLAPKRYKYADLKKITNSFCDKLGEGGYGIVYKGSLQDGRLVAVKFLRNCRGDGEEFLNEVASIGRTSHVNIVSLIGFCFEGSKRALIYDYMPNGSLEKYIYSENPKTTLGWEKLYEIAIGIARGLEYLHRGCNTRIVHFDIKPHNILLDQEFCPKIADFGLAKLCPPKDSILSVTGARGTIGFIAPEVFSRSFGVVSTKSDVYSYGMMVLEMVGGRKNVKASVENTSEIYFPHWIYDHLDQVRDLQVVEMTTESEELAKKMILVGLWCTQMMPGNRPSMSRVVDMLGGSISDLQMPPKPYLCSPLHSFRASFNPMG